The following are encoded together in the Zingiber officinale cultivar Zhangliang chromosome 8A, Zo_v1.1, whole genome shotgun sequence genome:
- the LOC122009713 gene encoding uncharacterized protein LOC122009713: MMSFDEGEEIFFDANDEITNSIRSSTSDNSPATSQQLLRSLNCDLWTREPMSVQDRRRRFFRGIGFDELVPSSVGCSISTEVPTFVSTEEQLYSERITNTMGEDSTPLPSPDVSTSEDSFHYIRDLDTGRKFMVHDFGKDGVPNMFKEVGSDNLMTLHDFENALGMSSSVQRYFRKELVPCGEVTTCTNDAKKIKYLKWWRSLTKRKQQSSESNKYYYVSVKKPKISKSVRTKVYQYKKSFMEFTALYLGQEIQAHEGMITTMKFSPDGRYLATGGEDCVVHIWQIVQVESSCRFNSADESLFSPKLVDKIKGIYMFAGRGHNSAPVLIPKKFFKIEETPLHELKGHTSDILDLSWSQTDCLLTSSKDKTVRLWKVGSSECLKIFQHNDYVTCIQFNPIQENIFISGSIDGKVRIWEILDNRVIDWVDLRDMVTAVCYQPDGEGFIVGSIKGNCRLYDCSVKPSQLALQLCLFGKKKSSGKRITGFQFAPGDSKRIMITTADSLIRICDGTDVVQKFKGPRKSKCHLSASFSSDGRHIVSVGEDSNIYIWSYEKLEKQLPAGAAKLVCSSEFFHSEGVSIALPWPGMVDGETIASNGIQIPTQQHRRATSESFPWPKNPDCISLGAWLFSDGSSRSSATWPEEKLSCQTKLPLQQPEDCREPHPPLHPDCWSLAPTEEAGAWSSVIVTAGNDGVIRCFHNFGLPVRL; the protein is encoded by the exons ATGATGAGCTTTGATGAAGgggaagaaattttttttgatgCAAACGATGAGATCACTAATTCCATTCGTTCCTCGACATCTGATAACTCTCCTGCTACAAGTCAGCAATTGTTGCGGAGCCTTAATTGTGATCTATGGACAAGGGAGCCTATGAGTGTTCAAGATAGGCGAAGAAGATTCTTTAGAGGAATTGGGTTTGATGAGCTTGTGCCATCTTCTGTAGGCTGTTCCATTTCTACTGAAGTACCAACTTTTGTGTCAACAGAAGAGCAACTGTATTCGGAAAGAATTACAAATACAATGGGCGAAGATTCAACCCCATTACCATCTCCTGATGTGAGCACATCTGAGGATTCTTTCCACTACATTAGGGATCTGGACACTGGTAGAAAATTCATGGTCCATGATTTTGGGAAAGATGGTGTACCCAATATGTTCAAAGAAGTTGGCTCAGACAACCTGATGACACTGCATGATTTTGAAAATGCTCTCGGTATGTCATCCTCTGTTCAGAGATACTTTCGAAAAGAATTAGTCCCTTGTGGGGAAGTAACTACTTGCACAAATGATGCAAagaagataaaatatttgaagtgGTGGAGAAGTCTAACAAAAAGGAAGCAACAATCTTCAGAATCAAACAAGTATTATTATGTTTCAGTTAAAAAGCCCAAAATATCTAAGTCGGTGAGGACAAAAGTTTATCAGTACAAGAAAAGTTTTATGGAATTCACGGCACTCTACCTGGGTCAAGAAATTCAGGCACACGAGGGTATGATAACAACCATGAAATTTTCACCAGATGGAAGGTATCTTGCAACCGGCGGTGAAGATTGTGTTGTACATATTTGGCAGATTGTTCAAGTGGAAAGTTCTTGCAGATTTAACAGTGCAGATGAATCTCTATTCTCACCGAAATTAGTGGATAAAATTAAAGGCATTTATATGTTTGCAGGAAGAGGCCATAATTCGGCTCCTGTTCTCATTCCAAAGAAATTCTTTAAAATTGAGGAAACCCCATTACATGAATTGAAAGGACACACAAGTGATATCTTGGATCTATCTTGGTCGCAAACTGAT TGCCTACTGACATCCTCCAAAGATAAAACTGTTCGTCTGTGGAAAGTAGGCTCCTCTGAATGCCTTAAAATTTTCCAACACAATGATTATG TGACATGCATTCAGTTCAACCCTattcaagaaaatattttcaTTAGTGGTTCGATTGATGGCAAAGTTCGTATTTGGGAAATTCTAGACAACCGTGTGATTGATTGGGTGGATTTAAGGGACATGGTAACTGCTGTATGTTACCAGCCAGATGGAGAGGGTTTTATAGTTGGTTCAATCAAAGGGAACTGCCGCCTTTATGATTGTTCAG TTAAACCAAGCCAACTTGCATTGCAATTGTGCCTTTTTGGTAAAAAGAAATCTTCTGGCAAGCGGATCACTGGGTTCCAG TTTGCTCCTGGAGATTCTAAAAGAATTATGATCACAACAGCAGACTCGTTAATTCGTATCTGCGATGGGACTGATGTCGTTCAAAAATTTAAAG GTCCCCGGAAGTCCAAATGCCACTTATCTGCATCATTCTCTTCCGATGGAAGGCATATTGTATCGGTTGGTGAGGACTCAAACATCTACATCTGGAGTTATGAGAAATTGGAGAAACAACTACCCGCAGGTGCCGCCAAGTTAGTCTGTTCGTCAGAGTTCTTCCATTCCGAAGGAGTATCCATTGCATTGCCATGGCCTGGCATGGTCGATGGAGAAACAATAGCAAGTAACGGTATTCAGATTCCTACCCAGCAGCACCGCAGAGCAACATCAGAATCCTTCCCTTGGCCTAAGAATCCAGACTGCATCTCTCTGGGTGCCTGGCTGTTTTCTGATGGTTCATCAAGATCGTCTGCCACATGGCCGGAGGAGAAACTTTCTTGCCAGACCAAGCTACCGTTGCAACAACCCGAAGATTGCCGTGAACCCCACCCGCCACTCCATCCAGATTGTTGGAGCCTCGCACCGACAGAGGAAGCGGGCGCATGGAGTTCAGTAATTGTAACAGCAGGAAATGATGGGGTAATCAGGTGCTTCCACAATTTTGGATTGCCCGTCAGGCTGTGA